From Pseudoxanthomonas sp. CF385, a single genomic window includes:
- a CDS encoding integrase arm-type DNA-binding domain-containing protein — MLTLSTIKAAKAQPKPYRLPDFGGLFLQVQPSGGKVWRLRYLRPGTRKENMLSFGSFPTVSLQDAREAREDARRLLSRGIDPGMRKKTEKLVTAQKAASTFGAIADEYFDKRARETDEDPSKRERSRYDNHLKPIIGNVPIADVTAPMLLSALRKPEAAGKLETARRLRAMSGRIFRYAIATGRATRDPSADLVGALTMPTPTNFAAATDPKDLPDLLRALWSYAGGPIVSAALQLTPLLFVRHGELRSARWADIDLDAAEWRFSASKTKTPHIVPLATQAIEILTELHKLTGRGAYVFPSARGGDRHMSQVATLSAMRRMELPADLVTNHGWRATARTLLDEVLGFRPDVVEHQLAHAVKDPLGRAYNRTSHLPERKVMMQAWADYLDSLRTGSNVVAIESRRSA; from the coding sequence ATGCTCACCCTGTCTACGATCAAGGCCGCCAAAGCCCAGCCCAAGCCATACCGCCTGCCTGACTTCGGCGGTCTGTTTCTGCAAGTACAGCCGTCCGGCGGAAAGGTCTGGCGCTTGCGCTATCTCCGTCCCGGCACGCGGAAAGAGAACATGCTGAGCTTCGGCTCGTTCCCGACCGTCTCGCTGCAGGACGCCCGTGAGGCCCGCGAGGATGCCCGGCGGCTGCTGAGCCGCGGAATCGACCCCGGCATGCGAAAGAAGACCGAGAAGCTGGTGACGGCCCAGAAGGCGGCTAGCACTTTCGGCGCCATTGCCGACGAGTACTTTGACAAGCGGGCACGGGAGACGGACGAAGACCCGTCCAAGCGAGAACGCAGCCGCTACGACAACCACCTGAAACCCATCATCGGCAACGTGCCGATTGCCGACGTGACGGCACCCATGCTGCTGTCCGCTTTGCGCAAGCCCGAGGCCGCCGGCAAACTGGAAACCGCTCGTCGGCTGCGGGCCATGTCTGGGCGCATCTTCCGCTACGCCATCGCCACCGGGCGTGCCACCCGCGACCCGTCCGCCGACCTCGTGGGTGCATTGACGATGCCGACGCCGACCAACTTCGCCGCGGCCACCGACCCGAAAGACCTGCCCGACCTGCTGCGCGCACTGTGGAGCTATGCGGGTGGGCCGATTGTCTCGGCCGCCCTGCAACTGACTCCCCTGCTGTTTGTTCGCCATGGTGAACTGCGCTCGGCTCGCTGGGCCGACATTGACCTCGATGCGGCCGAGTGGCGCTTCTCTGCGAGCAAGACCAAAACGCCGCACATCGTTCCGCTGGCAACGCAGGCCATTGAGATTCTCACCGAGCTGCACAAACTCACGGGACGTGGTGCATACGTGTTCCCCAGCGCCCGTGGGGGTGACCGCCACATGTCTCAGGTCGCCACTCTCTCCGCTATGCGTCGCATGGAACTGCCCGCCGACCTCGTGACCAATCACGGCTGGCGTGCCACAGCCCGCACGTTGCTGGACGAAGTGCTGGGCTTCCGTCCCGACGTCGTCGAGCACCAGCTCGCGCATGCAGTGAAAGACCCGTTGGGTCGTGCGTACAATCGCACCTCCCACCTGCCGGAGCGCAAGGTGATGATGCAGGCGTGGGCGGACTATCTGGACAGCCTGCGTACCGGCTCGAATGTTGTGGCGATTGAATCGCGCCGGAGCGCGTAA